The Sulfurospirillum halorespirans DSM 13726 genome has a window encoding:
- a CDS encoding LemA family protein → METFLVVAGLIFLLVVFMYNTLISKKNQVDTIYAGLDAVLKKRHDLLPNLVASVQEYMVHESITLEKITELRIKAMTHSLDSRETIALEKQLSSMLGNLMVAVENYPTLKANENFLHLQATLSEVEEQISAARRAYNQSVNDYNNAIEMFPTNFMAGLMHLERKEVFSIPKQERSSVDVKNLFQK, encoded by the coding sequence ATGGAAACGTTTTTGGTTGTTGCAGGTCTCATTTTTCTTCTTGTCGTGTTTATGTACAACACGCTTATCTCCAAAAAAAACCAAGTCGATACCATTTACGCAGGGCTTGACGCCGTTCTTAAAAAACGACATGACCTTCTTCCCAACCTTGTCGCAAGTGTTCAAGAGTATATGGTGCATGAGAGCATCACGCTTGAGAAAATCACCGAACTTCGCATAAAAGCCATGACACACTCCCTTGATAGCCGCGAAACCATTGCTTTAGAAAAACAGCTCTCTTCCATGCTTGGCAATCTTATGGTTGCGGTGGAAAACTACCCCACGCTCAAAGCCAATGAAAATTTCTTACACCTTCAAGCAACCCTGAGTGAAGTTGAAGAGCAAATCTCTGCCGCAAGACGCGCTTACAATCAGAGTGTGAATGATTATAACAATGCGATTGAGATGTTCCCGACCAATTTTATGGCAGGTTTGATGCACTTGGAGCGCAAAGAGGTTTTTAGCATTCCAAAGCAAGAACGCTCCTCCGTCGATGTGAAAAACCTTTTTCAAAAATAG